A stretch of DNA from Poecilia reticulata strain Guanapo linkage group LG18, Guppy_female_1.0+MT, whole genome shotgun sequence:
ggacaatattttttttcctggtagtcagtgcttttttcctttcttaagTCTGTCCAGGACTTTTCACGCCTCAAGACAAGAAGTTATGGttcatataataataataaaaaaagaagagcacaGTTTCACATCCTTAAAATGTCTCTGTGTTTATGCAGCAGCTATAGGGCGATACttgagtgtttgtgtttctgtgtaacTGTATCTCCCTCCACACAGACAATAGACAGATGGTCACCATGCAGGGTGACATAATACACAGTAACAGCTGGGAAAAACCTCACACCAGTAAAAATCTACTGGTAATGCAGTTTTTGACACTTTGGCCTCACACATCTGCATGTAAACTTCAATGCTCCAGCACGAACAAGGGTGTTTTCTAAGAGTTTGAGTGTCACTTACTGCTTCTTCCGGCGTGCTGTCAGGTGGTCGATCCCAAGCTTCCTTCTTGTCCTCGTTTCTGATGTCTCTCCCATTCAGTCCTCATCTCAACATGGTCTGTAACTCCACGTCCCCTTCTGCCGTCAGGGTTTCCTGCCTCTTCCTCACTCACTCCTGAAGGATCGGTTGCTGTTGGATCGTGCTGCGAATGTCACCTGAGAAACCAAGAGGCTGACACCTTCTCGTTTAACTGCTTCACTGCCAAATGTCACATTGATTAGGCCCAACATTTACAATGTTGAAGCTGTGGACACCAAACGGCTCTGAAGGAGCTAAATTAGGCCAGGGGAGCTGGATCTAATTTTAGGTTGGGTGTATTTTGAGAAATACTTCAAGGGGAAAAATGGGAAAGCAGACAGCCGctttaaaaaattgcaataaataGACATCAAACAGACATTTGAACACAAACAGATCCGATGGTGCAAGGCAATTTTCCTACTTTAATCCATTATTGTACTGATGCGTTAACATAGGATGTGAAAtaagaactgtgtttttcttaGTTTAAACATTCCTAAAGAAGTGATTGACATTATATTTACATCCAAagtaaatataatgtaaataaaaaagagaaaagaaaagaaacttagTTCTGGGAAAGCCTTTTTGATAATTAAATTGTCCTCTATTGAGAAACTAGTTATTAAATTTCTCAGGCGGGATTTTGACCCATTCTTCCACACAAATGAAACCATAAATCTTGACGGTGCTGAGGGTTCTTTTTATGCATCCCGTTCTCCAAAGATGGTGCGTTCAATGTCCAAAGAGTTCGGGCTTGGGCTCATTTGACTAAAGTATATTCTCCCAGTATTTCACTGGATTTCCCAGAGCTTCTGCAGCAAATGTTAATCAAGTTTTTAACAGTCGTCTTGCGCAGTGAGTGTGAACAGAGATCATTAAAAATGAGGTCTTTCGTTAAGcatttcataaataataaaaccataaaGATGCAAGTAAAAAGCTGTTACTTTacgtttgcattttatttaattttcttttttctcattttataagaaaataaaatgagattgtaaaaacaattacaatcGATATGTAAATTTTTACACTTTGAACAAATCGAtgtttcctcctttctttcatCTTACCCCGGAGCCACCAGCAATCGACTGGTCGTGTCTGCTTTGATGCAGTGCGCATGCGCAGGCAGAAAGCAAATGATGCCGATGTGGCTGAGGCGACGGTAAACTTGGAATTCTCTCCATTTTAAGCACTTATTCAGAATGAAAGCGTTTATTCTGGCTGTCGTTTGTGTCTGCGGCTTTGCTGCTGGGAGTGAAGACGAGAGACTGCCCAATAAATGCGAAGGTTTGACGACAAAACGACTGTTTGTTGCAACTTCTCTGTTCTTTTTCGCGAGTCAGTAATTAATATTGGGGTTGTTTGTGTTAAGTTTGTAAGTTTCTAACAATGGAGCTGCAGGAGGCTCTGGAGAAAACTGGTCGCTCTAAAGAGGTTCTGGAGGTTGGAGAGGTGCTGGACACAggcaagaggaggaggaagattaAATACAACACCTCGTAAGccatatttttcataatatcCTTACGTTTTAACTCAAAGCCAGGATGGAAAGAGATCAGCAGTGACCTTAGAGAAGCTGCCCATATATGTTTTTCACTTGCCCTACTTTAACAATAATCCCTTTCTTCaagtcatgtttttaaagttgtagTGAGCTGATCATTACATTTGGcatggttgtaaaaaaaaaaagaaaaaatattcaggtTCAAGTCTATGACGACATCttggtttcttttatttgactttgttgcatcttgtgtgttttctgcttgAGATTATACTAGTGTTTTCTATGAATAGAGTTTGTGTTTGAAGTTCCGCAAAGAGTTTTATTTCTGCGTCTGTTAGAAGTCAGTATTGAATCTTTCATGCTTTATTTTAGAGAAACTCGTCTGACCGAGGCGGTGGACAACATATGCGAGCGCATCCTGCAGTACAGCGTTCACGCCGAGAGGCCTGGCAGCCTCAGATACGCCAAGGTAGCGAAAGCCTCGTTGTACTGGATGCGTTTCTTCGAAGCTTCGTGAAAGTTGGGATTGCTTTCTACCTTTTCCAGCACTAAAATGAGCAGTGTGTGTCCGCTGAAGCATGTGGTTTATCGTCCTTGTCTTTAACGTTGATGACTGCAGGGCTCCAGTCAGACCATGACGACGCTGAAGAATCTGGTCAACAAAGGAGTGAAAGTAGACCTGGGCATGCCATATGAGCTCTGGGACGAGCCGTCTGCGGAGgtgacaaatatgaaaaaacaggTGAGGCGGAGAACACCCCCCCTTCCCGACTGCGACTAaaggcagtggcgcaaaaagtgggtatgcaggatatgcaacgcataggggcgcagcaccagagggggcgccaaaaccccgtctggagggggcggcgcgccgatgatgttttcccatacacttcggCGCGTGtaacgctccttcacctcgcgtaTCGTCGCCTGGGGGGAGgagagcgtcgctccttcaccctgacgatCCTTCCCTCGGGAggttgggtggtggggggcgccgatctatgttttcgcatccacctgaataatgtgtagttgcgccactgactAAAGGTAAACGACTGTCAAAacgatgttttctttttaaacaaagtgtGCTTTGTGCGAACAGTGCGAGACGATGCTGGAGCAGTACGAGGACGTGGTGGAGGATTGGTACTTCCACCATCAGGACCGGAGGCTGGAGAACTTCCTCTGTGAGAACCGCGTCCTGAAGACGTCAGAGCGAGGTGGGACAGAAACGGAGAGACGCTTCAGACCTGCTCGTTTAAAATTCTGATGCTCACACGGTGATAGGGAGCCATTAAGAAACTGGTTTAAATAATACTTATTTAAACCATGCATTTcaaatttcacagatttttatctttacGCTCCTCCTAAATCGTGTGCTTTCCTTTACCCAGAATGTCTTGAGGAGGTGTGGAAAGGCGACGTGGGTCTTAAAGGAGGAGCTGAGGAAGAAAAGGGAGCAGATAAAGAGGGAACGGCACACGATGCCGGAGAACTTTGAGGGAAAACCTTTGGATGAAAGTGAAGACAACACCACGCCTCTGCTGCATCTCTGAggacagaagcagaaattatgCATAGAGGAAGGCTGTTATTCTGTTTGAGGATGGATAATCTGCACGTTGCAACATGACACTTTATGTATTATTTGCATCAGAACAGTATTTCTACTTCGTATTGCCCCATGTACagttttatacatttgaaataaaccttTTTGACAACATAAACTGCTTATGCGTCGTCTTTAAACTCATCATAGGAACGCGGTGTCAGAGGTGCTGCTCCGGTAATCACTTCTGATCAGATTCAGCTGTGTGGCTCCTGCAGACAGACCGCCATCGGAGAGCCAAACAATGCCTCGTCTTGCTGCTTATCTAATCTTCTCTTGTCTGTCTCGGAGCTACACGAATCAAACCGAACCAGTTTTTCTACCTCACTCTGACCCGGCTGCTTCGGAGGTCAGCTCTCAGGCTCTTGAGGTGAGATGTCAGGAGGACAGCATGGAGATCGTGATGAGACCTCACCTGTTGGACCCCAAACCCTCCCCACCGCCCCAGCAGCTTGTTCGGACTGAGGCTCGGGCCATCTGGCTCTGGACGGGATCGCTGCGCCGCCAGCCGCTCCGCAGATGGAGAGTTCATCATCAGGGCTCCTCTGGCTGAGTGTGGGAGCAGAGCGACGGTCGGTGAGACTTTTCCACCCCCAGCTGCATCAGATCGGAGCTGCTCcatgctgccccctgctggttctCCTCCTGGTACTGCTTAgcgatttattttattttatttatttattttttattttttgcagtttacaGACGGCGCGGTGCTGAACAGCAACATGCTGttcttcttccctgtatcttcACCTGGTGAGACGTTCAAGACTTTGGGAGCTGCTGTTCCTGTGCTGTGTCGGTACAGAAGGTGAAACATTAAGGGACGTTTAATTTAGCCTCactaaacatttattgttttgttttattcgaccagctgctttttttttcttgctacgCCACGGGGAATTTACAtgtgaaatatttctcaaaaacacacaaaaaaaaaaatacactaaagaCTAATTATATACCTAGCTGCACAACTCTGCAAAACATTCCGGAAGTACAACAAAATATGTCTTCCAGAATTTACCAAATTCTTTAGTGAACATTTCTGGTTGTTTTCAGGAAGGTTACAAGGGTGCTGTATCCAAATACGTTCCAGAACTTAAAAGATGCTTTTGTGATACATTTGACTTTCTCCGGGCTTAGAAGTTGAACTTGGAGCTTACTTTCCCACGCATACCTGATTGGCCGGCGGGAGTACTGGGACATTTCCCGCTGGCCTGCTCAGCTCATTGATTGCAGAGGTTCTGGGACCAAAGATTTGATTCTGGTCgtactaaataaaataataataataataataattttgtgagGATGTCTGTCACAGGAGTGCAGAAAGACACCAGGTTGTGCACAAGTGTTATGGCAAAAAGCACGTGGATGCCAACATTTggattttttgctaaaaaaaaagacacatttgaCTCAAACATGTTTAGATGAAGTTGGTGTCTGATTGATTCTCTCAACTTTTCCTAACAGCAACTCAAACACCCAAGTATTGTGTTAGTAAGGGTGCTGTCTCAGTGAGAATAGCATTTACAGCCGCCAGTGATGGTaaacttcatttaaaatttaattcagtCCTGGTGACTTGCGTTAATTCTGCGGTGGCGGCCTGGGATGGTATCAAATTCCCGCCCTGGATTACTGTTACTGCTGGCTGCGTGTGCTGGCACCTGTTACTTTTCTGAACGTACGAGGTTGTGTCTGAAAACTTGCCAGGCACTTTGCCCACACTTAGAAGTAATCTTCCAAACTTTGGCAGTAAGAGTCCAGGAATTAACAGGTGCTTTTTTAGAACTTATGAACGTTCTTAAAGCAGATCTATTAAAGTTCCTGGAAAGACCCTGGAAGGTTCTGGAAAATATGCCGTGTTCCAAGAAAGTAACCTTGATGTTCCAGGAAAGCACATGATGTGTTATTTAGTGCTTCTACCCaactaaaaaaattttatcaatTCTGAATTTCTGTTATTTAAGCCAATCAAGAATTATTTGTACCAATCAGTTTTTCGCATGCTACAAATGTACAATGCTActttttaaggtaaaaataataataataattgtaagAGTATCACTAAGTGCTTCTTTACAACA
This window harbors:
- the cnpy4 gene encoding protein canopy 4; the encoded protein is MKAFILAVVCVCGFAAGSEDERLPNKCEVCKFLTMELQEALEKTGRSKEVLEVGEVLDTGKRRRKIKYNTSETRLTEAVDNICERILQYSVHAERPGSLRYAKGSSQTMTTLKNLVNKGVKVDLGMPYELWDEPSAEVTNMKKQCETMLEQYEDVVEDWYFHHQDRRLENFLCENRVLKTSERECLEEVWKGDVGLKGGAEEEKGADKEGTAHDAGEL